Genomic window (Juglans microcarpa x Juglans regia isolate MS1-56 chromosome 2S, Jm3101_v1.0, whole genome shotgun sequence):
TATATATGCAATTAGAGAATCCCTAGGTTGGACAATATAACTattagaaggaaagaaatgaaaaaatctttTAACCAGTACtccaaagaaatgaaaaaatctttCCCAATTTATCCACATCTTGATTGCATCTTGCACTTCTTTAATAAGGTCATCATATCATAATGCTTCACCACATTGCTTTGAACCCGTAAGGCACAGACAAGGGACTCAAATATAGACAAGACGAATCACAGCAGTAGAGGTACTAAACAAAGAGGGCACAGAAAGAGCTGAAGTACTTTGGATTGGGATTCCAGCTTATGGGGCTAGAAGTGTTTTAAGTATAAAAGCAACTGAGCAATGAGGATGAGTTGAGGGGAAAATGACTGATGGAACTCATATACCGAATCCAAAAGATGCACAGCAATAGGGAGGAATTATTTCAATGAAGTGTAAGGCCACCCAAAAGATtcaagaaaacccaaaaatatgGTGGTCAACATGGTCAGATAACACTTGAATGTGACAGATAAGTGAAAGTTAGGGATCTTGAAGGTAAATCctaaatagataaaatataagGAACTACCAAGTTACGGTTCGGTTGAGTTGAATAGCAGAttctcccttcttcttcttttttttaaacgtttatcatgttatatgatccACACGAGTGGATCAATCCCCCTTTATCTAGAAGTtaatgcctcgtttgttttcagaaaacatttcatctcatctcatctcatctaatcattacaaatttttcaacttccaatacaaaataaaataaacaattcaacttcttcaaatcccaaaacaaaaataatattaaaaaatatattctaacaatattttatttaactttttaactttaatctcaactcatctcatcccatctcatctcatctgcaaaaacaaacgaggcctaaatgtAAAATGTGCATAAAGAAGACCAAAAAAGAACCTAAACAAAAAACCACTTTCTAACTAGATGTGAAAgccaaaataacatacaaaaataGGCGGATAATTTGTGCCCCACAAATGATCATCTTGGGGCCATGGAATCCTAGGGGCATAATTCAACCAGTTTGCAGTCaccatataaatgaaaaatcatcCCACTCTTATCCCACTATGATGAGGTACATTATCCATCAagctttgattttctttttcaaaataagagaTGAACCAAGGAAAAGTGTCACATCTACAAAGTGAGATAAAAGTGGGATAGGAGTGTAATACATAGCTACTCCTATATAAATATGCCCAGCTACAATGGTTGAGGCAAGGGGTGACAATTTTTACTCAACCATAGAATCAGCCCCACATAATCCACTAGACAGTTCTCTATGCGTATGGTTGCAGCTCTTAGGCACTGTGTCCAACCAAGAgcggaggaaaaaaaatatcttctgCAAATTAATAATCAGTTTGCCCCTATTTTCTTCTGTCCTTATTATTCTACTCAACAAAAGAAAGTcttgataaatttcttttattcacTGCATTGGGACATACTATAAACAATAATGGTTTTGAAAACAGAATATTCATCAGACCACATGTGTAAAATAAAGGTGAGAAAAGGGTAACCatgaatatataaattcattttaagagCGGGAAGGCTCTCCATACTTTCCAAGAGCTGTCAACTTCAGGAAACAAGCTGGTGTCGTTTGGCGTGCCACCTAATTTAAAATATCGAATCCCATCATGTAAGAAACTAACAGTACAAATTGTTCAAAGAAGACAATTCAAATCATGCATTCACACCATTTTCCTCTCGCACCACATAAATTGAAGTCTAGAAGTTCAAATTATTCTTCAAAAAAGAGTTTCATTCAGAAAAGTAATATGGTCAACATGGTTTATGCTTTTGTGGCTTTAATTAGTGAGTATGAAAAACAAGTTCTAAGTGGCAACAAAGAACAAATAGAAATGTTATGACAACACTTCTTATGATCATCTACTGATGGGAAATATTAACTCGTTTGTACTAGTTTGAACCAACGTCCTATCTTCCATCGTTTGTGTGAGGCGCCAGGAGATGTCACTTCCAAAAACAGTTGATGCATTTAATTTAAGCATTGTAAAACAGCAAAAACTTCTCTCTTCTTGCAATtaacaaaaccataaaaaaaaaaaaagatgaaaaaataataaatattattccaCCAAATCGGATATCTTGATTTAAAGCCAACAGTTTCCCTCGTACAGGATAATTATTTCAAGGCTAGCAACTATAAGCCTCTTAAGGAGTGCTTTTATACAAATGAATAAcaccaacaaatattttttcttagaaacattaaaaaggCAGAATATAGGAAGAAAATTAACCTAATATGGAGTCCAATGCCAGTAAGTCATAATCTGAAACAAGACCGACCTGCGTTTTAAGAGAACATTCAAAAATCATTCTAGGATATGTTCAACCAATCCACATCACGTCATTCATACAACGTGCATTTGCAAAAGAAAACACAGAGAAGTCAAGAAACTGAAATTAACTACGGATGCATGAGTACAGATAAAACAGCATGAGAAAGTTTATATATTGATTTGGAATCTGGATATTTGTTTTGAGTGTAGCAAGAGGTTTTGACATTATGCTGAACAAATTGAAGGAaagttctctatctcagggaAGCAGGCGAAATTCCTATTTtcaacaattcattttttcttttgaagagaTGAGACGGGAAGTGACACTTGGATTTGGGGACCTGTGGGAACAGTTGAAATATCTAGTTCTTCTACTTAACTCAAAATGTCCTCAATAATTAGAATATACGCTCATATGGAATTAGAAAGCATTTGCAATGTCTGATACTGGACATTAAAATACATCCAAAACCCATAAATCAGGTAAGCCATTATATCCAAAGacgaaaatatataaatgatttgtGAAGGGGTCAGCACATCTTACCAATTTCCAGTCATCATCAATGACTGGAAAGCCAGTGATTCTGTTTTCTACAAGAGCGTCCAGCGCTGTTGGCATGAAGGCTCATAAATTAGGAGATTAAAAAGTTTTCTAGGACGAGTTGTAAATCCAGGGATAACAAACTACCTTCATCCACTGTTGTCGTAGGCTTTACCACAAGCAATTCTTCTCTTCCTGTCATAAAATCACCAACGGTGTATACTCCACTTCTTGACTGAATGTTAACAAGTCAATGTAGAAGAAGGATAAGGTCATGGAAATCATCATATACTCATCCAAATCATACTTGTTCTTCTGTTCCACCATTAGTAAAAAGGTTGAGCATGCAAATACCTAACTTATTATATACTTCTTATTCAAAACTTTCGACTAGACGGCTACTAGCCTCCTCGCCATTAATTTGTGCTAACTTGCCACTGAAAATCTGTTGCAAACAATATGAATCATAATGTACCGCAACTTCTAATTACTTGATGCCCTTCTTACAATTTACGATGTATTTTTGGGTCTCTTAAGAGTGGAATTTTGTAGATGAAACCGGACCCCATTTCCTACAGCTATacaaataagcataaaaaaaaactgagattCAAAAAAAGATTAGGAGGCGAATACTATTCTTCATAAAGACTCGTTAATAAATacccaaaaaaacaaattagagaGGCGAACAAGGATGAAGATAACGTACGGGTACGGAATTAGCCATCAAGGTGCCAGTGGAGGCGAGAGCCAAGGACCTCCGGAAACCCAGTAAACGATGGGTGGGCACCTTCACAAGTCTCCTCCCGGGAGGCAATAGGAGAGGGCATGGTACGTGGTAACTGAATGAACGGTGAGCCACGGCGGCGGCGCGGGGGTTACCGACGGCTAGAGGCTCCGAGAGAAGGATGGAGTCCATGTCCTCTTGCTTGGCTTCTGGTTGGAATTGACGAACCGTGGGCTCGGAATGGGAGGCTGAACTGTCTGGGAAAGGATGAGATAAATTTCAACTGTGGCtgcatatatatcattatattgtGAGGCCATACGACAGAGACCGCGCTGTTTAGTACAGAGTTGAAGCATATACCAGCCAAAAATATCATtgatttcaaaaaagaaaaaaaaaaaaaaaatttaggctGTTTCCCAGaaacaagataaaaataaaagtaaaaaaaaaaaaaaattgtaataatcaAATCGGATTAAATAATActagaaatgttattttaaaatctctacatcatatatgatataccatctatatataaattgatttataatatttaaattttaaaattatcttttaaattaaattatatcacataCATAAtgtgtaataatattataaagatttagaaaaatctCAATCACCTCGTACTAGTTTCCTCTCGACTCGAGAACTTTTTGGTGAGGAGGAAGTTTGTCCTTTACTTTCGGTGGAAGGGATCTTTGCCTAGGGCAAGTTATTACTAGCTTAACTTTACTTATGTTAACTCAGTTTAAGCTTTGCTTTACTTCTGGTTCAGAGTTTGGTTCAAATGGATGAGGAACTTTCATAATTATGGAGTAAGTTTTCCTTAACTGAAGAGGAAAGGTATGAGATTGTAATAACTGACCATGAAATTGAGAATAATATGAAGAGAGGGAGATTATGTCTGGTGAGAAAAGTAATAGCtgataaaaagattaataagGATGTGTTCAAGAACACGATGTTAAAAGTGTGGAAATCTTGTGTTGGAGCAAAAATTCATGAGGTAGGAGAAAATCTTTATGTGTTTGAATTCCAAATTGAGGaagatttgaataaaatttgggGAGGTCAGCCCTGGTTATTTGACACAAATCtagtttacataaaaaaattcgaTGGTGTTACTCCACCTGCTGATCTGAATTTTAATTCCACTACTTTGTGGGTTCAACTTCATAATCTACCTCTCAGATGCATGAATAAGGAAATTGGAGGTAGGATTGGATCCACTATAGGTAAAGTTATTGAGGTGGAGGCTGATTATGATGGGAATTGCTGGGGAAAATGGATTAGAGTGCAAGTTGAGGTTGATTTAATTAAACCTTTAATAAGAGGGAAAATTATGGAGCTGATGGGATAGAAAAGTTTTATTCCTTTTAGATATGAAAGGTTGCctagattttgttttaaatgtgggACTATTAAGCATGGTGTTCAAGGATGTATGGGGATACACAAACAGACGGAAGATACAAAAGATTACAATATGCAACAGTATGGATCATGGTTGCGTGCTTCAAGCTCTGTTGCAGTTTCCAGCTATGGCAACACTTCAGGTCCATCCTTTCCTACTATAATAAAGCTAGGGTCATGCAATAAGGTGGAAAAACTGGCTCCAAAAGAAATTCAGTTGGTTGATGTGGAGTCAAGTCAGGAATTGTTGAAGCATCATACAATAGAAGAGGATAAAGCAGAAAGTAATGTAGGCTAGCTTCAAATTACTAATTTAACTGTGCTCGACAGGGAGGCAGAATCAAAAGAATTAGTACTTGATAATTCAAAGCACTTACTGGACCAGTCAGCAGTTCAACCTTTATCAATAGTGGTGATGCCTAGTCAGCCTGCTCAGTTAGAACTCCTGCAAGATCAGGAAAAGTTGTGTCAATCTAAGCAAATTCCTTAGGTATGTACTACtagatggaagagaagggcaagGGGACAACAAACTACTAAAGTTATGAAACCTGCTAATCATGCTACtaggaagagaagaaatgatgatgaatatgataTGATGGTAAAGGAAAATCAGCAAAATAGTAAGGGCAAAAAACAAGctttaatatttgattttgatatatcGGCGGAGGTTATTAGTCAGCCCTGCCGGGAGAAATGAGGCTTCTAAGTTGGAACTACcgagggcttggcaaccctcaGACAGTTAGAGATCTTAGCCTGTTGGTTAAGATCCACAAGCCTAGCATTTTGTTTcttatgaaaacaaaattgcataaaaagaaCTTAGATGCTTTGAAACTGAAATTGGAATTCAagtgtttatttttagttgataGTGTGGGAAGAAGTGGAGGTATGGTTCTGTTATAGGCAGAGGATGTTCAGATCAATATAAGCACCTACTCACAAAGACATATAAATATGTGGGTTGTTCAACCAACAGTTGAGTGGATGCTCACTTGTTTTTATGGTAACCTTGAAACAGACAATAGACATGAAGGGTGGGGTATCTTGAGACATCTAAATCATCTTCAGCCTAAAAGATGGTTATGTCTAAgtgactttaatgaaattttatatCATAGTGAAAAGTATGGTGGGGCTAGAAGGGATGAAAAACAGATGGCAGATTTTAGAAGTGTTTTGCAGGATTGCCAGTTGAAGGATTTGGGTTGTATCCAAGGTAAATATATTTGGTCTAATTTAAGAGAGGATCATAATTTCACAAAGGAAAGGCTTGATAGAGTCACTGCCAACTCTGAGTGGTGTGCAGCTTTTGGTGGGGGAGAGGTACAAGTGTTAGCATCATACTCTTCAGATCATTGTCCTATTTTGATGATAGTTGGGCAAGAGAATGAGTGGACTGGGCAACCAGCTCATCTTTGTAGATATGAGGATAGTTGGTCTCTTTTCTCTGATTGTGAGGAGGTTATTACTAATGCTTGGCATATACATGGGAGAAACAAAGAAGGTCTttccaaaataaacacaaaacttGAAGGCTGCTTACAGGTGCTGAGACAGTGGAGTTACCAAAAAGAATGTGATTCTAGAGCCAGTATCTAATAGAAAAGGAAATCCCTTTAGGCTTTGCAACAATCTGTTACAGCAACATCAGTTTAGCAACTTaaagaattacaaaaataaattgatcacCAGCCGGAAAGAGAGCATgtgaaatggaaacaaagggcaaaaGAGATTTGGCTGCAGAAAGGAGACATAAACACTAGATTTTATCATCTTTGTGCAActcagaaaaagaagagaaatagtaTATCCAAGATTATTGATGAGAATGGAAGGACAATTTCAGATTCCAAGCACATTGGAGAAGCTTTTACTCAGTATTTCAAAGGGGTTTTTGCAACCTCCAATCCCACAAATATGGAAGACTCGATGCAGGCAGTTACAAGGAAAGTTACTCAACAGATGAAGGAAGCTCTATTGGCACCTTTTAGAAGAGAGGAAACTGAGGAAGCTATTTTTCAGATGGGACCACACAAAGCACTAGAACCAAATGGGTATGGAGCTTGTTTTTATCAGAAATACTGGTATGTGATAGGGGAAGAGGTCAGTGAAgctattcttaattttttgaattctGAGTAGGGCATGGAAGAAATCAATTATACCTATTTAGTGATGATTCCCAAATGTAGTAACCCTGTGCACATGACTGACTACAGACCTATCAGTCTTTGTAATGTTCTTTAGAAAATTATCACTAAATTGCTAGCCAATAGACTCAAACAGATCCTCCCATCTATAATCTCTCAAAACCAGTCTGCCTTTAGTCTTGGTAGGCTAATAGCAGATAATATATTGGCTGCTTATGAAATCTTACATTCCATGAGGACTAAGATGAAGGGTAAGAAGGGATACATGGCTTTGAAACTAGACATGAGTAAAGCCTACGATAGAATTGAGTGGAATTTTCTAAAAGAATCTATGTTGAAGATGGGTTTGATATTAGGTGGACTGAGCTTATTTTGAGGTgtatttcctcttcctctttttctgTGTTGTTAAATGGTGTCCCTCAAGACTATTTTAAACCCACTAAGGGACTTAGACAAGGCTCTCCTTTGTCTCCTTTCTTGTTTATCATTTGTGCTGAGGTGTTAACTGATCAGTTAATGGAAGCAGAACAGAAAGGGCATATTACTGGGGTTCCTATTGCAGAGGACAGATCAAAATGACTCACTTgttttttgctgatgatagtaTGCTATTCTGTCAAGCTACTATACAAGAGTGGGTTAATTTGAATAAGATTTTATATAGCTATGAGTAGGCCTCAGGACAAAGGCTCAATAGAAATAAGACTTCTTTATATTTCAGCAACAACAATATGTTGCAAGTTGCTAGTTTGAGAGCCTCATCAAACATGGAGAAATATTTGGGATTGCCATCAATCATTGGAAGATCAAAATCAGTTGCATTTAAAGGAATAAttgaaaaagtgagtaaaaaaCTGGAGAATTGGAAGGTTAAGTTCCTCTCACAAGCTGGTAAAGATATTCTAATCAAGGTTGTTGTCTAGGCTATACCTACATATAGTATGAATGTGTTTCTTCTTCCAAAAACTTTGTGTACTAAGTTGAATTCATTGATTTCCAACTTCTGGTGGGGCACTCAGGACAAAGTTGCAAAGATTCACTAGAAAAGATGGGACTGTTTGAGCAAAAATAAAGCAAGTGGGAGACTTGGTTTTAGAGATTTGGTGGCTTTCAATTTAGCTCTACTGGCCAAACAGGTCTGGAGAATTCTCAATAATCCTACAACTTTAGCAGCTAGAATTTCCAAGGCTGTCTATTTCCCACACAAATCTATTCTGGAGGCAAAAGTTGGTTTTAGACCTTCTTATACATGGAGAAGCCTCAGTTCAACAATTAATATTGTTAAAGATGGCATGATTTGGCGAATTGCTAATGGAAAATATGTAATGATATGGCAAGACCAATGGATTCCAACTAATGAATCTGGTACTATAAGGTCTCCGGTGAACACTTTGTCAACAAATGCAAAAGTGTCTGAGCTCATTGATCCAATTACAAAGTGGTGGAATATACAAATGCTCAAGAATATTTTCTGGGAAGAGGAAATGCAACAGATTGTAAGGATACCTGTAGCACATACTATCATTTCAAGAGACAAGATGATATGGAAGCATACAAGAAATGGTTGTTTTACAGTTAGAAGTGCCTATCATCTTTATAAGTAGAGGCAAGATCAGAAAAAGGGAAAACTTCAACACAAGGAGTGAACAAAGAATTATGGAAGCAAATTTGGCAAATGAATACTAAAAATGCTGTTAAAGTGTTTATTTGGCTTGCTTGTAATGATGCTCTACCCACAAAGCAAAATCTGTGCAAGAGGAAAGTGATAAATGAACCTTTTTGTCCCAGGTAGAAGAAACTCCTTCTCATGTTCTGTGGGATTGCCCTTTTGCACAGGATTTGTGGATGTTAGGAAGCAAGAAATTTCAGAAAGCTGCATTTACTCATCAAGAGTTTGGAAAGATTTTTATGCACATACTTCATAGACTAGGAAAATCAGAAATCTCTTTGTTTGCTAAAATTGCTAGAATGTTGTGGATAAGAAGAAACAAGATGATTTTTTAAGATGGTCTTATAGCCCCTTCCATTTTGATTATGAGAGCAACACAGGAGTACAATGATTTTCAACAGCTGTATGATCAACAACTCAACTCCAGAAATCATGGTAGAATGGCCCAAACAGATTTTGTACATTGGCAACCTCCAAAGACAGAttggataaaaataaattgggatGTTGCAGTCAGAGAGAAAGGGCATAGACTTGGAGTTGGGATTGCAGTTAGAGACTCGGAGGGAGATATACTGGCTTCATGCATGCAACCACTACATTTCTGCCCACAAGCTGAAATAGCAGAAGTTAGAGGTTTAATTTTAGCAGCCAATTTgtgtaatgagatgagtttgcaaaaagtaatttttgaaGGTGATTCATTGCAGGTTGTAAAGGCAGTGAAACAGACGGTTCAAAACAATGGTTTGCTGCAATGTCTTGTGAATGATGTGCATTTGATCTTGGCTAGTATTACTTGGAAGATATCACATGTCAAAAGGGATGCAAATCAGGTGGCTCACTTGCTAGCACAGAAAGCACTTTATCAGAGTTGTGAGATTATTGATGTTGATTGTCTCAACCCTGATATTAGTGATCTGGTTATGGCTGAGAAACATAGAGCAGGTTTTGGTACAAGTGTGATAGATGTAGCACAGTCTGATGTCAATGTTCTAAACTCTTGTTATGCAAAGTCAGTTTCTAATCTTGTACATTTTGATCATAATGTTGTAAATTCTGGTAGTGGTGTGTCTGCTCCTGACCTTATCAATGTAATGGCTGAGGGCCATAGTGTTGTTGAATGAATTTTCAatggtttttttcaaaaaaaaaaaaaattataaagatttaaaatagaattattcaaataatatagacatataaatcaataatattagGGTGTAGagcaaaatataaattaatattttaatcccAATGATTAGTCCAAGTGATGAAAGCCTTCATTTTGAGTTATCACTTCTTTCAAAGTTCAATATTTCATtagtgcaaacaattttttggAACCACACCGCTGGTGAAAAGCTAGCGATTTAATCGGTTCTATGTaggaaaatttctgaaaatgCATTACACAGGATCAAAATTTACTCTGTATGGGTGGATCCAAAGAGCTCTCCTTTGGAGAGCTTctgacgttaaaacaaatataaattaatatttagatattaaaataaagcaataaaaaaatatgtcacGAGTCTGCCTTCAAGCATGCCACATAGCTCTCTGAGTTGCTCGCAACGAAGTGTCCCTAGTACctgatgatattttttaataaataaaaaaatgataatttttttataacaacagCAGGACACATCTCTCCCCGTTTGACAACAGCAGGACACATCTCCCACCGAAGAAATAGTGGCAGCTGCTTGCACTGAGCACGTAGGAATTGAGCTGCCTTCGTTTGACACATCTCCCATGAAAGACCAAACTTGACTTTTGTTCCTTGTTTCTTTGGTCTTACCCGTagcctccattttctttttcttttttttttcttcttcttcttcttcttctttacacTTCATTTCTTGATCTCCCTCGATTTCAGGTTTGCAAATCccttgttaatttttttgttttttaattttcacatacCATTTAAACCATATCCTCCAACATGTATATATACCGACGCTCAACCTAAAAACCAGCGGAATATTTTGCAAGCTTTAAGGACTTAAACCGGTAATTAGTTTTCTATGCTTctaaatttatgtaaatttttaatttatagtaCTCATGTTAGTTGttattatagattattatatGTGTGATTGAATggtaaaaattttgagaaaaatgggtCAGGGATCTTGGTTTTACCATGTAAAACTTGggttaatttattttgtgtagtTAGTGTATATATCATGATCGTGGGATGATATTTGAGGTGTTTGGAGTTgaattaatgatgaagaattgTAGTGATAATTTTGAAGAGAgattttagggtttcggctagcactttaattttaacattttgaatttttagttAATAAACCATTTATTTAaatggataaaaaatattatttgaggtTAATTGTgtgtataaaattaatttgggGTGAAATTGTAATTATAGAAGATTTATAGGTAGTTAGGggttttcaatatttaaaaaaaaaaaaaaacttaaaagaatgATGAAATCAGTAACCTAGTTTAATGGTAcattaattttgatttaaaatgaatCCAGAAAGTTCTTggaaaattaatatgtaacaaAATCTCTATGAATAGTGAAATTTAATAATAagtaggaattagggttttagaatgtatttaggtgttaaaatgagtttttaataaaaataagtttatgaaTGAGTGAAGtttatgaagaaaatgattttgatgataaaTAGTAAAACTAGAGGTTAAAATGTAACTTTAGCAAAGTTTAGGGACTAAATTACAATTAATAGAGAGTTGGCAAAATTGTAGTTTAACCTAATGTTAGGGGTAAAGTTGAAacttaaataagaaataatataaaaatatattttaatgatctaaattaaaattttggtaagtttagggattaaaatataaataatgaaaagctaatggaagattttaattaaatagaataagggagaaaattgaaatttccaTAATTTATAGGGTTAGATGAGAAGTTTTTAGAGATTTTAATGGTTAACTAATAATTTTGAGAATGATTGCATAGAAATCAAGGAGCGCATAGAAATCAAGAATTTTAAGGGAGGTTTGGATTGTAACAGTCCGCTAGAAATTtgctggtggaatttctattggcttTAGAAACCTTGTGAAAACTCCATAACTtttcacgaatcgaccaatcacataggttttagtctgtcaacatagtcaatattatcactcactatgataCCAGAAGtgcgttttaattatttgagatagttaaaaGTGTCATAATGCATTATGATATTCACCATTAGACTATTTTCactgtaggttaatatgaatatttaggatttttcaatactaagtttattatgcactttttgggagtgaatagtaatctcgataaACGCACCAAGtgcagtattttcaaaattacattgtggaatgtccaaattaagtTAGAGAATTTTTATGTGAACACTTGGCAAGATTTtaaccacacatagtgaatagtattagacacttggcaccctGAGAAACGTTTGATGGATTTaaaggaatcaaggtgtgagatcatgccacctaagcaaaaaaTCATCTATTCTTTATACTTTTCTttgataaaacacaaaaaacactCTTGGGCAGCTTTTATGAGCTCTTTTGCACGCCTTATTCAAAGCTCGTGTAAGTTTTTCTCACAAAGTTTCATCATGAAAATTGTTCCTTTATGAGTATAGTTTACATGGATACCTTATTTGTTCCATTAGAAGATCTTTTAA
Coding sequences:
- the LOC121251806 gene encoding CBS domain-containing protein CBSX1, chloroplastic-like yields the protein MDSILLSEPLAVGNPRAAAVAHRSFSYHVPCPLLLPPGRRLVKVPTHRLLGFRRSLALASTGTLMANSVPSRSGVYTVGDFMTGREELLVVKPTTTVDEALDALVENRITGFPVIDDDWKLVGLVSDYDLLALDSILGGTPNDTSLFPEVDSSWKTFNEVQKLLSKTNGKLVGDLMTPAPVVVRETTNLEDAARILLETKYRRLPVVDADGKLVGIITRGNVVGAALKIKRASEMKA